The following proteins come from a genomic window of Candidatus Eisenbacteria bacterium:
- a CDS encoding HU family DNA-binding protein — MTKSQLVETLAKEAGLEKKQTKMFLEGLTQVVEKTLKKGGDIPLTGLGKFKVQNRKARMGRNPQTGESIKIPAKKVVKFTVAKNLKDTVLKRTK; from the coding sequence ATGACCAAGAGCCAGCTCGTGGAGACCCTTGCGAAGGAAGCGGGCCTCGAGAAGAAGCAGACGAAGATGTTCCTGGAGGGTCTCACTCAGGTGGTCGAGAAGACCTTGAAGAAGGGGGGCGACATCCCCCTGACCGGCCTCGGCAAATTCAAGGTCCAGAATCGCAAGGCCAGGATGGGCCGCAATCCGCAGACCGGCGAGTCGATCAAGATCCCCGCGAAGAAGGTCGTGAAGTTCACGGTCGCGAAGAATCTGAAGGACACCGTTCTGAAGCGGACGAAGTAG